The following proteins are co-located in the Heliorestis convoluta genome:
- a CDS encoding TraB/GumN family protein, translated as MASQNVHHLERDGKKIILIGTAHVSPKSVEEVKEVIEQYKPDAVCVELCQARYQSITDADRWKKMDVVKVIKEGKAMMLLSNLILSSHQKRLARKFGIKPGQEMIQGIESAKEVNATLCLADRDIQSTMLRLWRSMGFVGKMQLMMQLLFSLFSNDDMTEEELEKMKGQDMLASVLEELSRSFPLFKTILIDERDQYLAEKIKTAPGSTVVAVLGAAHIPGVKKELDRDHDLKKLSKVPASSSVGKYIGWAIPLVILAVIASTFSIDQATGIDQMISWILWNGSLAALGTLIALGHPLSILVAFMAAPISSLSPLLAAGWFAGLTEAILRKPKVQDFENMSEDVYSLKGFWRNKVTRILLVVVLANIGSSLGTIIGGADVIRQFINTVF; from the coding sequence TTGGCCAGTCAAAATGTACACCACCTAGAAAGAGATGGCAAAAAAATTATTCTCATCGGAACAGCACATGTTTCTCCAAAAAGTGTAGAAGAAGTAAAAGAGGTTATAGAGCAGTATAAGCCTGACGCGGTCTGTGTAGAATTATGCCAAGCTCGATATCAATCGATTACCGATGCTGATCGATGGAAGAAAATGGACGTTGTTAAGGTAATTAAAGAAGGCAAGGCGATGATGCTTTTAAGCAACTTGATTTTGTCTTCCCACCAAAAGCGCTTGGCTCGCAAATTCGGAATCAAACCAGGACAGGAAATGATCCAGGGCATTGAATCAGCGAAAGAAGTGAATGCAACCCTTTGCCTCGCTGATCGAGATATACAAAGTACCATGTTACGGCTATGGAGAAGCATGGGCTTTGTCGGTAAAATGCAATTGATGATGCAACTGTTATTCAGCCTTTTTTCTAATGACGATATGACGGAAGAAGAATTAGAGAAGATGAAAGGGCAGGACATGCTTGCTTCCGTATTGGAAGAATTGTCTCGCTCTTTTCCCCTTTTCAAAACCATTTTGATTGATGAAAGAGATCAATATCTTGCCGAGAAGATAAAAACAGCCCCTGGCTCTACGGTGGTAGCTGTATTGGGAGCGGCCCATATACCTGGTGTGAAAAAAGAATTGGATCGTGATCATGATCTGAAAAAACTGAGTAAAGTACCAGCCTCTTCTTCTGTTGGCAAATACATTGGTTGGGCCATTCCTCTTGTTATTCTTGCCGTTATAGCCTCCACTTTTTCTATTGATCAAGCTACAGGCATTGATCAAATGATCAGTTGGATCCTCTGGAATGGTTCTCTTGCTGCTCTGGGAACGCTAATTGCACTCGGTCACCCCTTGTCCATTCTGGTTGCTTTCATGGCGGCACCTATAAGCTCATTAAGCCCTCTGCTTGCAGCAGGATGGTTTGCCGGACTCACAGAAGCAATTCTTCGCAAACCGAAAGTACAAGATTTTGAGAACATGTCCGAAGATGTTTACTCGCTCAAAGGTTTTTGGCGGAATAAAGTAACGCGCATTTTACTTGTTGTGGTATTGGCCAATATTGGCAGTTCACTGGGAACAATTATTGGTGGCGCTGATGTTATTAGGCAGTTTATTAATACCGTTTTTTAA
- a CDS encoding chemotaxis protein CheX: MKAEYVNAFYLATREVFQLMLDLDTEKGSLQVVEAIVSSKDASVLLGVTGDIRGTILFCFPKAMTLEMVKIMAGMQMDEIDSFVSSALGEVANIIGGNALTQLSQKSYICDIAPPQIFVGQYTSSSMNNEKALLLTLKSSIGEFDVIIYLKERA, encoded by the coding sequence ATGAAAGCAGAATATGTTAACGCCTTTTATCTCGCCACTCGAGAAGTATTTCAGTTGATGCTAGACTTAGATACAGAGAAGGGGTCTCTACAAGTAGTAGAAGCCATCGTAAGTAGCAAAGATGCGAGTGTATTGCTCGGTGTAACAGGCGATATTCGCGGTACCATTTTGTTCTGCTTTCCCAAAGCAATGACTTTGGAAATGGTTAAGATCATGGCTGGTATGCAAATGGATGAGATCGACAGCTTTGTTTCTTCTGCTCTTGGTGAAGTGGCCAATATCATCGGAGGCAATGCCTTAACACAATTGAGTCAAAAAAGTTATATCTGTGATATTGCGCCACCACAGATTTTTGTCGGTCAATATACCTCTTCTTCTATGAACAACGAGAAAGCTTTACTCTTGACATTAAAGAGCTCTATTGGTGAGTTTGATGTAATTATTTACTTAAAAGAGAGAGCGTAA
- a CDS encoding bacteriohemerythrin, whose product MWKDKYKIGVAEIDQQHEELFRRVSTFIQTVRKSGTWEEKAENVKETISFMQAYVVDHFNDEESYLEKIGYPDLKKHKEAHEEFKRAVQEYVQRFEQEGYPEEVALEFGGKLMTWLIMHVASMDQKIGRYVVKQGGDSR is encoded by the coding sequence ATGTGGAAAGATAAGTATAAGATTGGCGTTGCCGAAATTGACCAGCAGCACGAAGAGCTATTTCGCCGTGTATCTACATTCATTCAGACGGTGCGCAAGTCAGGAACTTGGGAAGAAAAAGCAGAAAACGTAAAAGAAACAATTTCTTTTATGCAAGCCTATGTAGTCGATCATTTTAATGACGAAGAATCTTACCTAGAGAAGATTGGCTATCCTGATCTCAAAAAGCATAAAGAAGCGCACGAAGAGTTTAAAAGGGCGGTTCAAGAATATGTGCAACGCTTTGAGCAAGAAGGCTATCCCGAAGAGGTGGCTTTAGAATTTGGTGGCAAGCTCATGACCTGGTTGATTATGCACGTCGCCTCTATGGATCAAAAAATTGGAAGATACGTGGTTAAGCAGGGAGGCGATTCCCGATGA
- a CDS encoding methyl-accepting chemotaxis protein, with amino-acid sequence MKLKIKERLLLFIVSTLVIVLTTAIASGAIMTRQIVQEISNDEVLLLAKEQAAEVQIFLDKPMAEARALAEALAGLQQRGQTDRETAHQIMQSLLKKNEDYLGIWTLWEPNAFDGNDQAYVNAPGHDETGRFIPYWVKSGNRIILQPCGNYEVPGAGDYYLIAKATKEETIMEPYAYLIDGEEVTLVSLVVPVLIENQFVGVVGIDVALHTFIEKHRAVQIFNSGSVHLITHEGTFVSFRDDSYIGKNIADLDGGQHNGAIEALRKNEIFHKEFHSDLLGEQIATLYVPFTVGNSTTPWSLGVIVSLNEIYAKANYLLLWQIGFGIAGILIMSAIVYSVAHFITSPLRNVLQGLDKVANGDFRTKMAEKDLARSDEIGQIAVAVETMTQNMKEAVERIAQVAEELSASGQELSASTQTVSANMEEVSASSEEISASMETLSASAEEISASSEQTVTALKQLNEDATTSYSKAQEVNARANDLVKKAGTSHEQAGNMYETINSKMNQAIEEAKIVTEIAHLADSIADISAQTNLLALNAAIEASHAGEQGRGFAVVADEVRKLANHSAESVQNIQKVTKKVQLSIESLVTSSQELMNFLNTQVKTDYESFVGVGAKYQEDAETFHQIVTETSKLTKEVLASTTEVSKAIEQVTEMVNQANKGTTEIARGAEHTSEALNDVSNTAVNQAQMADELDSLVKKFKW; translated from the coding sequence ATGAAACTAAAAATCAAAGAACGATTGCTTCTTTTCATTGTATCTACACTTGTGATTGTCCTAACGACAGCAATCGCAAGCGGAGCCATCATGACTCGTCAGATTGTCCAAGAAATTTCGAATGATGAAGTGTTACTTCTAGCTAAAGAGCAGGCTGCAGAAGTCCAGATCTTTTTGGACAAGCCCATGGCGGAAGCAAGAGCTTTAGCAGAAGCATTAGCAGGGCTTCAACAAAGAGGACAAACCGATCGAGAGACAGCCCATCAAATTATGCAAAGCCTCTTGAAAAAAAATGAAGACTACTTAGGCATCTGGACGCTGTGGGAACCAAACGCCTTCGATGGCAATGATCAAGCCTATGTAAATGCACCAGGTCATGATGAAACGGGACGCTTTATCCCTTATTGGGTAAAAAGTGGCAATCGTATTATCTTACAGCCCTGTGGTAACTACGAGGTACCCGGTGCTGGTGATTACTATCTCATTGCCAAAGCAACCAAAGAAGAGACCATTATGGAGCCATATGCCTACCTTATAGATGGAGAAGAAGTCACCCTTGTTTCTCTCGTTGTTCCCGTTTTAATAGAGAATCAATTTGTTGGAGTTGTAGGAATTGATGTAGCTTTACATACTTTTATTGAAAAACATAGAGCCGTACAAATCTTCAACAGTGGTTCCGTTCATTTGATTACCCATGAAGGCACTTTTGTATCATTTAGAGATGATTCTTACATTGGTAAAAATATTGCTGACCTTGATGGTGGGCAACATAACGGTGCTATTGAGGCTTTACGTAAGAACGAAATTTTTCATAAGGAATTTCATTCTGATCTATTGGGGGAGCAAATTGCTACCCTATACGTACCTTTTACAGTGGGTAACAGTACCACGCCCTGGTCTTTGGGCGTTATCGTATCACTGAATGAAATCTACGCCAAAGCCAATTATTTGTTGCTTTGGCAGATTGGATTCGGTATTGCTGGTATACTCATTATGAGCGCCATTGTCTACTCGGTAGCTCACTTTATAACGAGTCCACTGCGCAATGTCTTACAGGGATTGGATAAAGTGGCCAATGGAGACTTTAGAACAAAGATGGCAGAAAAAGATTTGGCAAGAAGCGATGAGATTGGCCAAATCGCAGTAGCCGTGGAAACAATGACGCAGAACATGAAAGAAGCAGTAGAAAGAATTGCACAAGTAGCAGAGGAATTGTCTGCTTCTGGACAAGAACTATCAGCATCGACACAAACAGTCTCAGCCAATATGGAAGAAGTATCTGCTTCTTCTGAAGAAATCTCTGCAAGCATGGAGACACTTTCTGCCTCAGCAGAAGAAATCAGTGCTTCTAGCGAGCAAACGGTAACCGCTTTAAAGCAGTTAAATGAAGATGCCACCACATCTTATTCCAAAGCACAAGAAGTCAATGCTAGAGCCAACGATTTGGTGAAAAAAGCCGGCACATCGCACGAACAAGCGGGCAATATGTATGAGACTATTAACAGCAAAATGAACCAGGCCATTGAAGAAGCGAAGATAGTAACCGAAATAGCCCATCTAGCTGATTCAATTGCTGATATATCGGCGCAGACCAATCTTTTGGCCTTGAATGCAGCCATAGAAGCATCTCATGCTGGCGAGCAAGGTCGAGGCTTTGCCGTCGTAGCCGATGAAGTCCGCAAATTGGCCAATCATTCCGCCGAATCGGTACAAAACATTCAAAAAGTAACGAAAAAAGTACAACTTTCTATCGAATCACTCGTTACAAGCAGTCAAGAATTAATGAACTTTCTCAATACACAAGTGAAAACAGATTACGAATCTTTCGTTGGTGTAGGCGCTAAGTACCAAGAAGATGCCGAGACTTTCCATCAAATTGTAACAGAAACATCAAAGCTAACAAAAGAAGTCTTAGCATCAACAACAGAAGTATCAAAAGCAATAGAACAAGTCACAGAAATGGTGAATCAAGCGAACAAAGGAACCACCGAAATCGCCCGAGGTGCTGAGCATACAAGCGAAGCCTTGAATGATGTAAGCAATACAGCCGTCAATCAAGCCCAAATGGCCGATGAGCTTGATAGCTTGGTAAAGAAGTTTAAATGGTAA
- a CDS encoding ComEC/Rec2 family competence protein, giving the protein MKKNLAALLLLTILTFTFTLSGCTIEETSQKERPPSTAENQQSQNTAPTKASSTEAIEEKENQQRETSPAERPSQELTLHFIDVGQGDSILITTPNGSTLLIDAGPQSAGQKVVSYLKKAGITSIDKLISTHPHSDHIGGMQEVLAKFEIGQIYDPGHVHSTRTFEQYLETIDERNIPFIIAERGMTIDIDPQVAIEILHPPEPQESANNSSIALKLQYGQIAALLTGDGEKEAEEMMLQYAGSSVKSTILKAGHHGSNTSTIEPFLQAVNPEVAIIQVGVNNRYGHPHQEVLHRLTQKGIKIYRNDLHGDVVLTTDGHTYTVRTEKE; this is encoded by the coding sequence TTGAAGAAAAACCTAGCAGCCTTACTCCTTCTTACCATCTTAACCTTCACATTCACCCTATCGGGATGCACCATCGAAGAGACATCACAAAAAGAAAGACCACCTTCAACAGCAGAAAATCAACAAAGCCAAAACACAGCCCCAACAAAGGCCTCGTCTACCGAGGCAATCGAAGAAAAAGAGAACCAACAAAGGGAAACCTCTCCCGCAGAACGACCAAGCCAGGAACTTACTCTCCACTTTATCGACGTCGGTCAAGGCGATAGTATTCTCATTACCACCCCCAACGGATCGACCTTGCTCATAGACGCCGGACCTCAAAGTGCAGGACAAAAAGTGGTAAGTTACTTAAAAAAGGCTGGTATCACTTCTATTGATAAGCTTATCAGCACCCATCCTCATAGCGACCATATCGGTGGTATGCAAGAAGTCTTAGCTAAATTTGAGATTGGCCAAATCTACGACCCCGGTCACGTCCATAGCACGCGCACTTTTGAACAGTACTTAGAGACCATCGACGAGCGGAACATTCCTTTTATCATCGCCGAAAGAGGCATGACAATCGACATAGATCCTCAAGTAGCTATTGAAATCCTGCACCCACCAGAGCCACAAGAAAGTGCCAACAATAGTTCCATTGCCCTGAAGCTTCAATATGGACAGATAGCAGCTCTACTCACAGGTGATGGCGAAAAAGAAGCAGAAGAAATGATGCTTCAATATGCAGGCTCAAGCGTAAAAAGCACCATCTTAAAAGCAGGTCATCACGGCTCTAACACTTCAACCATAGAACCATTCCTCCAAGCCGTCAACCCGGAAGTAGCCATCATCCAGGTCGGGGTTAACAACCGCTATGGCCACCCTCATCAAGAAGTGCTCCATCGACTCACCCAAAAAGGTATCAAAATATATCGCAACGATCTCCATGGTGACGTTGTTCTAACCACAGATGGTCATACTTATACAGTAAGAACAGAAAAAGAGTAA
- a CDS encoding DUF3006 domain-containing protein, with the protein MEFKATIDRFEGSYAVLLVGKRDETLDWPKSMLPTDAREGDVVLIHLTLDKKERQARDKRVKSLLDKLTQKNQG; encoded by the coding sequence ATGGAGTTCAAAGCAACGATCGATCGCTTTGAAGGATCCTATGCTGTTTTGCTCGTCGGAAAGCGTGACGAGACCTTAGACTGGCCCAAAAGCATGCTACCAACAGACGCTAGAGAAGGCGACGTTGTATTGATACATCTCACACTAGACAAAAAAGAAAGGCAAGCAAGAGACAAGCGAGTAAAAAGCCTGCTCGACAAGTTAACACAAAAGAATCAAGGCTGA
- a CDS encoding metallophosphoesterase → MALSRYITTPWLWLYGITFFTLALAYPLGRYLEGIVPSLAYPLVLIGAYWLAAILYMAMMLITIEIARLIHRFQPFIPESWLNYEKTPLYLVLAVLSMTALLLTYGSWNAKNPQITSYEIAIAKEASNEAGSLEEMTIAVVSDLHLGTIIHNDRLLKMVEMVQALEPDLILFPGDVIDEDPGPFAKQDMKATFEKLRAPYGIYAVPGNHEYIGQQWDEIFAYLEESGVTVLRDEYRRIDDLFYIVGRDDLSRKNFAGTERKSLAEVMEQIDPTLPILLLDHQPFYLEEAVEQGVDLQVSGHTHRGQLFPFNLVTHFMFETDWGHLVKGDSHFIVSTGFGTWGPPIRIGNRPEVVEIRLYFRAP, encoded by the coding sequence TTGGCACTGAGCCGCTATATAACAACACCCTGGCTATGGCTTTATGGAATCACTTTCTTTACCCTGGCTCTTGCTTATCCCTTGGGGCGATACCTAGAAGGCATTGTGCCATCTTTGGCTTATCCACTTGTCCTTATTGGTGCCTATTGGCTCGCAGCCATCTTATATATGGCCATGATGTTGATTACCATCGAAATCGCTCGCCTAATCCATCGCTTCCAACCCTTTATCCCCGAATCATGGCTAAATTATGAAAAAACACCACTCTACCTGGTTTTGGCTGTTCTATCTATGACAGCGCTTCTACTAACCTATGGTTCCTGGAACGCCAAAAACCCGCAAATCACTTCTTATGAGATTGCGATTGCCAAAGAAGCTAGCAATGAAGCAGGCTCTTTAGAAGAAATGACAATAGCCGTCGTATCCGATCTGCATCTTGGTACCATCATCCATAACGATCGCTTGTTGAAAATGGTAGAAATGGTCCAAGCCTTAGAGCCTGATCTGATCTTATTTCCCGGCGATGTTATCGACGAAGACCCAGGCCCTTTTGCCAAGCAAGATATGAAAGCAACTTTTGAAAAACTAAGAGCTCCTTATGGCATATACGCTGTACCAGGCAACCATGAATATATCGGGCAGCAATGGGATGAGATTTTTGCTTATCTCGAAGAATCGGGTGTCACCGTCTTGCGCGATGAATATAGACGAATTGATGATCTTTTCTACATTGTCGGCAGAGATGACCTTTCTCGGAAAAACTTCGCTGGAACAGAGCGAAAAAGCCTTGCAGAAGTCATGGAACAGATCGATCCAACATTGCCCATTCTTCTCTTGGATCATCAACCTTTTTATTTAGAAGAAGCCGTAGAGCAAGGCGTGGACCTGCAAGTATCAGGTCACACCCATCGCGGTCAGCTATTTCCCTTTAATCTAGTCACCCACTTTATGTTCGAGACAGACTGGGGTCATCTCGTGAAAGGCGACAGCCACTTTATCGTTTCTACAGGCTTTGGCACCTGGGGTCCACCGATTCGAATCGGCAATCGACCTGAAGTGGTAGAGATTCGGCTTTATTTTCGAGCCCCGTAA
- a CDS encoding carbonic anhydrase — MKIFIWKRPRSWKMYVVFSLLGIALLVAFAGFSLVFDKEESALALLDGKNINAEAALTPEESKKRLIEGNKRYIEHKLTDKDVSKDQRVQLKEQGQQPFAVIVGCSDSRVPPEIIFDQALGDLFVIRVAGNVADAVAMASVEYAVEHLHSPLIVVLGHENCGAVIAAVDSCCEAIENPEASPMTTLLSLIQPSVQKAQSEGVQEDLLYEASINKNIETVVGKLLNNTTLRPFVDQGKVEIVGAKYLLETGEVRFFD; from the coding sequence TTGAAGATTTTTATTTGGAAAAGACCTCGTTCTTGGAAAATGTATGTAGTCTTTAGCCTTTTAGGCATTGCTCTGCTCGTAGCCTTTGCAGGATTCTCTCTTGTTTTTGACAAGGAAGAATCAGCCCTAGCTTTATTAGATGGGAAAAATATAAATGCAGAAGCGGCATTAACACCCGAAGAGTCCAAAAAGCGGTTAATAGAGGGTAATAAGCGGTATATAGAACATAAATTGACCGACAAGGATGTTAGCAAAGACCAACGTGTGCAATTGAAGGAGCAGGGTCAACAGCCTTTTGCCGTTATTGTTGGTTGTTCTGACTCGAGAGTGCCACCTGAAATTATTTTTGATCAAGCTTTGGGTGATCTTTTTGTGATTCGAGTTGCTGGTAATGTGGCTGATGCTGTGGCTATGGCTTCTGTAGAGTATGCTGTGGAGCATTTGCATAGCCCTCTGATAGTTGTGTTAGGTCATGAAAACTGTGGTGCCGTCATAGCCGCTGTCGATAGCTGCTGTGAAGCCATTGAAAATCCTGAGGCAAGCCCTATGACTACGTTGCTATCGCTGATTCAGCCCTCGGTACAAAAAGCACAAAGCGAAGGTGTACAAGAAGATTTGCTGTATGAAGCGTCGATTAATAAGAACATAGAAACCGTTGTAGGAAAACTACTTAATAATACGACGCTTCGCCCTTTTGTTGATCAAGGAAAGGTAGAGATTGTTGGGGCAAAGTATCTTTTAGAAACGGGTGAAGTACGCTTTTTTGATTAA
- a CDS encoding aspartyl-phosphate phosphatase Spo0E family protein, with protein MREKLALLRKIDRKRKAMYRAAELGQAYETIYKLSCELDVLIVEYMKKYQQTDLMQSAC; from the coding sequence ATGAGGGAGAAACTGGCGTTACTTAGAAAGATAGATAGAAAAAGAAAAGCCATGTACCGAGCTGCCGAATTAGGACAAGCCTATGAAACAATTTACAAACTCTCCTGTGAATTAGATGTTTTGATTGTGGAATATATGAAAAAATACCAACAGACAGATTTGATGCAATCGGCCTGTTAA
- a CDS encoding ATP-binding cassette domain-containing protein produces the protein MVSTKYEISKQFTMESPITPRTLAISEAFGISLDDDQTFTVYDNIAITITPGDIVYITGDSGSGKSILLHELKQRIPNGISNSDFIINSDQPIIEAVGKDLDEAMYFLSLVGLNDAFIFLRKYSELSDGQ, from the coding sequence GTGGTTTCTACGAAATACGAAATCTCCAAACAATTCACCATGGAAAGCCCGATCACGCCACGAACCCTCGCCATATCCGAAGCCTTTGGTATTTCCTTAGATGATGACCAGACCTTTACCGTTTACGATAACATAGCTATCACCATAACCCCCGGCGATATCGTCTACATTACAGGCGATTCAGGAAGTGGTAAGTCCATTCTACTACATGAACTAAAACAACGAATCCCTAACGGTATCAGCAACAGCGATTTTATCATCAACTCTGACCAACCCATTATCGAAGCTGTCGGCAAAGACCTTGATGAAGCCATGTACTTCTTATCGTTGGTGGGCCTCAACGATGCTTTCATCTTCCTCCGAAAATACAGCGAACTAAGCGATGGCCAATGA
- a CDS encoding DUF4351 domain-containing protein, with the protein MISRVVLHPKYRGIGLGKKLIKDTLPLTNKRYVAFIQFFTGQDYKLEETMTIEFPKTENRRADGVFLISSTEGEIVCHIEFQSSNDSTIPYRTVDVGAMKHEEILNLSNPKLYALLPVVDREYYQYKPEEHLKKSTEVILDSTLSLEEKRKVLFQANLLAGIVHEDSLVKKVFAEVDKMINLQESSTYRRIIREGQKDALTKTLIRLLNIKFGKLPESYVDRIEKQEYHALENIADKIFELDKPEDLDKYLN; encoded by the coding sequence ATGATCAGCCGAGTCGTCCTTCATCCCAAATATCGTGGCATTGGCCTTGGTAAAAAGCTGATAAAAGATACTCTGCCGTTGACAAACAAGCGATATGTAGCTTTTATTCAGTTTTTCACAGGGCAAGACTATAAGCTAGAAGAAACTATGACCATAGAGTTTCCCAAGACAGAAAATCGTCGTGCTGATGGAGTTTTTCTTATAAGCAGTACAGAAGGCGAGATAGTCTGTCATATCGAATTTCAAAGCTCTAATGATTCGACGATACCTTATCGCACTGTTGACGTAGGTGCAATGAAGCACGAAGAGATTCTTAATCTCAGCAATCCAAAGCTGTATGCTCTATTGCCTGTCGTGGATCGAGAATATTACCAGTACAAGCCAGAAGAACACTTGAAGAAAAGTACTGAAGTGATTCTTGACAGTACATTATCTTTGGAAGAAAAAAGGAAAGTGCTATTTCAAGCTAATCTCTTAGCTGGCATAGTTCACGAAGATTCGTTGGTTAAAAAAGTCTTTGCGGAGGTGGATAAAATGATCAATCTTCAAGAGTCATCTACCTATCGACGTATTATTAGAGAAGGACAAAAGGATGCATTAACTAAGACTTTAATACGTTTGCTTAATATTAAGTTCGGAAAATTACCAGAGTCATACGTGGATCGTATAGAGAAGCAGGAGTATCATGCATTAGAGAATATTGCCGATAAAATATTTGAACTTGATAAACCTGAAGATTTAGACAAATATCTTAATTAA
- a CDS encoding type II toxin-antitoxin system PemK/MazF family toxin, with product MMHKQGDIVLIPVPFSDLTSSKQRPVLIISNDDYNQITDDVLVVAITSKLKDLDYSVLIEQKDLDEGALKVLSAVRADKVYTLSKRIIRKRFGKVNTEVLKSVRTKIEHLIK from the coding sequence ATGATGCATAAACAAGGTGATATTGTTTTAATTCCAGTTCCATTCAGTGACTTAACAAGTAGTAAACAACGTCCTGTTCTAATTATTTCAAATGATGATTATAATCAAATAACCGATGATGTTCTTGTTGTTGCTATTACATCAAAATTAAAAGACCTTGATTATTCAGTCTTGATTGAACAAAAAGACTTAGACGAGGGTGCCCTTAAAGTTTTATCAGCAGTAAGAGCAGACAAAGTTTATACACTTTCAAAAAGAATCATCAGGAAAAGATTTGGTAAAGTGAACACAGAAGTATTAAAAAGTGTACGAACTAAAATAGAACACTTAATAAAATAG
- a CDS encoding DUF2281 domain-containing protein yields MNTAKERLLKIIDEIPEQEVNKILDFAEYLKAKKEKSLSEDLTKASESSIDFWDNDIDDEVWNDA; encoded by the coding sequence ATGAATACTGCTAAGGAACGACTATTAAAAATTATTGATGAAATTCCAGAGCAAGAAGTCAATAAAATCTTAGACTTTGCTGAATATTTAAAAGCAAAAAAAGAAAAAAGTTTATCAGAAGATTTAACAAAAGCGAGTGAAAGTAGTATTGATTTTTGGGATAATGATATAGATGATGAGGTTTGGAATGATGCATAA
- a CDS encoding tyrosine-type recombinase/integrase produces the protein MILFTARSALRKAVEEGHVTVNIANTVHKPRKENNNENTDMAYMSPTEMATFLAISKEDRLCIAFQLLLGTGLRVGELLALRWDDVGYTGAYGH, from the coding sequence TTGATTCTGTTTACAGCTAGGTCGGCTTTACGAAAAGCTGTTGAAGAAGGTCATGTAACGGTCAACATTGCTAATACCGTACATAAACCACGAAAAGAAAATAACAACGAAAACACCGATATGGCCTATATGAGTCCAACGGAGATGGCGACTTTCCTTGCCATCTCCAAAGAGGACAGACTGTGTATCGCTTTTCAACTATTGCTAGGAACGGGGTTACGAGTTGGTGAACTGCTGGCCCTTCGGTGGGATGACGTGGGTTATACAGGAGCTTATGGGCATTAA
- a CDS encoding DUF4190 domain-containing protein encodes MSDMTNGKAIASLVLGIFSILSAILVSIGLILGVVGLILGIWGLQEIKRLEQKGKNIAIAGIVCSSIGAILPILAVIFAYTAYLNYTNY; translated from the coding sequence ATGAGTGATATGACGAATGGTAAAGCTATCGCTTCACTGGTACTGGGTATATTCTCCATATTATCTGCTATCTTAGTATCTATAGGACTTATACTTGGTGTTGTTGGCTTAATTCTTGGAATCTGGGGACTACAAGAAATAAAACGTCTTGAACAAAAAGGTAAGAACATTGCAATAGCAGGAATTGTTTGTAGTAGTATCGGTGCTATTCTACCCATATTGGCAGTTATTTTTGCGTATACGGCTTATCTGAACTATACTAATTATTAA